Proteins co-encoded in one Kwoniella shandongensis chromosome 12, complete sequence genomic window:
- a CDS encoding NAD(P)H-hydrate epimerase, protein MSIRYISQKLAQQIDEELMSSSGAFSLDQLMELAGLSCAQALAKSYPAKSHKRVMGGDGLVAARHLHMFRYKPTIYLPKPGSKDIYQRLLKQCENLNIPVLKDVEEFKKGLGESDVILDAVFGFSFQPPLRAPFHTVLSAITSTSLPIVSVDIPSGWSVTDGPQPLYTEPDENGNTDSVKTFEPEVLVSLTAPKEGVRGFKGRHWLGGRFVPDELADKFELNLPEYEGVDQVVELPRVE, encoded by the exons ATGTCGATCCGATACATAAGTCAGAAGCTCGCTCAACAG ATCGATGAGGAACTCATGTCCTCTTCTGGGGCGTTCTCCTTGGACCAG CTTATGGAGCTGGCAGGATTGTCTTGTGCGCAAGCTTTGGCAAAGTCGTATCCTGCCAAGTCGCATAAACGAGTGATG GGAGGTGACGGTCTTGTCGCAGCTCGTCATCTCCACATGTTCCGATACAAACCTACCATTTACCTCCCCAAACCTGGCTCAAAGGATATATACCAGCGCTTGTTGAAACAGTGCGAGAATCTGAATATACCCGTATTGAAGGATGTGGAGGAGTTCAAGAAGGGTTTAGGGGAGAGTGATGTGATTCTGGATGCTGtatttg gcttctccttccaaccccCACTTCGCGCACCTTTCCACACCGTTTTATCagccatcacctccacttccctcCCCATCGTATCCGTTGACATCCCCTCCGGATGGTCCGTCACTGACGGTCCACAACCGCTCTACACCGAGCCTGACGAGAATGGTAATACCGACAGTGTCAAGACGTTCGAGCCAGAGGTGCTGGTCAGTCTCACGGCGCCAAAAGAGGGAGTGAGAGGGTTCAAGGGGAGACATTGGTTAGGTGGCAGATTCGTTCCAGA TGAGCTAGCAGATAAATTCGAGCTCAACTTGCCAGAGTACGAAGGGGTAGATCAGGTCGTTGAGCTTCCTCGCGTCGAGTAG